From a region of the Synechococcus sp. RS9916 genome:
- the wecB gene encoding non-hydrolyzing UDP-N-acetylglucosamine 2-epimerase, which produces MAGKPRVTIVLGTRPEAIKLAPVIQEFQACQLLETRVVLTGQHREMVTQVMDLFSLKADQDLNLMAPRQTLTHVTCAALQGLRDDFQAYPPSLVLVQGDTTTAFAAALAAFYEQIPVGHVEAGLRTDNILDPFPEEANRRLISQVAQLHFAPTQQSESNLLASSVVGKVMVTGNTVIDALLRMAERAPQLDDVAIDWSRQRVILATVHRRENWGERLQSIAEGMLQVLNDHPDTALLLPLHRNPTVREPLQALLGNHPRVVLTEPLDYDRLVAAMKGCTLLLTDSGGLQEEAPALGKPVLVLRRTTERPEAVEAGTARLVGTDAGTIAEEAHRLLSDPQAYDAMARAVNPFGDGQASARILEAARALLEV; this is translated from the coding sequence ATGGCTGGCAAGCCCAGGGTGACGATTGTCCTCGGCACCCGGCCGGAAGCGATCAAGCTCGCTCCAGTAATTCAGGAATTTCAGGCTTGCCAGCTGCTGGAGACCCGGGTCGTGTTGACCGGCCAGCACCGGGAGATGGTCACCCAGGTGATGGACTTGTTCAGCCTCAAGGCTGACCAGGACCTCAACCTGATGGCCCCCCGGCAGACCCTCACGCATGTCACCTGTGCGGCACTGCAGGGGCTGCGAGATGACTTTCAGGCCTATCCCCCGTCATTGGTGCTAGTTCAGGGAGATACGACCACAGCCTTTGCTGCAGCCCTCGCTGCCTTCTATGAGCAGATCCCGGTCGGCCATGTGGAAGCGGGGCTGCGGACCGACAACATCCTGGATCCTTTCCCAGAGGAGGCGAACCGCCGGCTGATTTCCCAGGTCGCCCAACTCCACTTCGCTCCGACCCAGCAATCGGAGAGCAACCTCCTGGCCTCGAGTGTGGTGGGCAAGGTGATGGTCACGGGCAACACCGTGATTGATGCCTTGCTGCGCATGGCAGAGCGTGCTCCACAGCTGGACGACGTTGCCATCGACTGGAGCAGGCAACGGGTGATCCTGGCGACGGTACATCGCCGGGAAAACTGGGGAGAGCGTCTTCAGTCCATTGCCGAGGGCATGCTCCAGGTGCTCAATGATCATCCGGACACGGCTCTTCTTCTGCCATTGCATCGCAACCCCACGGTGCGAGAGCCGCTTCAGGCCTTATTGGGCAACCATCCCCGTGTGGTCCTGACCGAGCCCCTGGATTACGACCGTTTGGTGGCAGCCATGAAAGGGTGCACTCTGCTGCTCACCGATTCGGGCGGGTTGCAGGAAGAGGCTCCGGCACTCGGGAAGCCGGTGTTGGTGTTGCGCCGCACCACGGAGCGCCCCGAAGCGGTTGAGGCCGGCACGGCTCGTTTGGTGGGTACGGATGCCGGCACCATTGCCGAGGAGGCCCATCGACTGCTCAGTGATCCCCAGGCGTATGACGCCATGGCCCGGGCGGTGAACCCCTTCGGCGATGGCCAGGCCAGTGCTCGCATCCTTGAGGCCGCCCGTGCCTTGCTTGAGGTCTGA
- a CDS encoding DUF1643 domain-containing protein: MPCLRSDTGCAAFSSSGRYRWLLGRSWQTCASHIAADPARHGLIFCGLNPSTADASRDDPTLRRLSAFARQWGYRRLVVVNLFALITPSPATLRRHQRPVGPANEAVLDHWLKKWSRCSHWDLWFGWGANGCLRDRDRWLLDRVEALVVQRHKTGGMGPFCLGRTRAGHPRHPLYLPASAQPQSWFAAESPRIRHPVAMVPAGTVHP; encoded by the coding sequence GTGCCTTGCTTGAGGTCTGATACCGGTTGTGCAGCCTTCAGTTCCAGCGGGCGCTACCGCTGGTTGCTGGGGCGTTCTTGGCAGACATGCGCTTCTCACATTGCTGCGGATCCTGCGCGCCATGGGTTGATCTTTTGTGGTCTGAACCCATCAACGGCCGATGCCAGCAGGGATGACCCCACCCTTCGCAGGCTGTCCGCGTTTGCGCGTCAGTGGGGCTACCGGCGACTGGTCGTGGTCAATTTGTTCGCTTTGATCACGCCTTCCCCCGCCACCTTGCGCCGTCATCAGCGGCCGGTGGGCCCTGCCAACGAGGCCGTTCTTGACCACTGGTTGAAAAAGTGGTCCCGTTGCTCCCACTGGGATCTCTGGTTCGGCTGGGGAGCTAACGGCTGTCTTCGGGATCGCGATCGTTGGTTGCTGGATCGTGTGGAGGCGTTAGTCGTGCAGCGCCACAAGACCGGGGGCATGGGACCGTTCTGCCTGGGGCGGACCCGCGCCGGTCACCCTCGCCATCCCCTGTATCTCCCGGCTTCAGCGCAACCCCAATCCTGGTTCGCGGCGGAGAGTCCCCGGATTCGGCATCCTGTGGCCATGGTTCCGGCAGGTACGGTTCATCCATGA
- a CDS encoding type IV pilus twitching motility protein PilT has protein sequence MTSPVFPPGFPPRPPQETAGESSRSAESSSPPLPLGLPLPPSDASTKAAPAKAEAPSLEDLVRTAHEAGHSDVHLGVGEQPRYRARGEMLTSEWPVTTAAVFQGWMQEILSPLQIDAFTTQKEFDGSHAFPFVRVRINLLDSLRGPAMVLRLIPQTILSLEQLKLPDVLRELAARPKGLVLVTGPTGSGKSTTLAAMIDWINSHQTRHILTIEDPVEFVHTSRQSLIRHREVGQHTLKFHNALRAALREDPDVILVGEIRDRETLSTALEASQTGHLVFGTLHTNSAVKTVERVLGMYPPDEQDSVRRALSESLLGVIAQGLIRTTDSKRAAFHDILINTDACRDYIQRGALDEVEEIMERSGFDGMVTINQSLLALVEAGKVDGEKAVAVSLKPNELAQALRGRG, from the coding sequence GTGACCAGTCCGGTTTTTCCGCCCGGGTTCCCCCCCCGTCCACCTCAAGAGACGGCAGGAGAGTCGAGCCGCTCAGCCGAATCCAGCAGCCCGCCCTTACCCCTCGGCCTCCCGCTACCGCCTTCCGACGCGAGCACCAAGGCTGCCCCTGCCAAGGCCGAGGCCCCCAGCCTGGAAGACCTCGTGCGCACCGCGCACGAGGCGGGCCACTCGGATGTGCATCTCGGGGTTGGGGAACAACCGCGCTATCGAGCCAGGGGTGAAATGCTCACCAGCGAATGGCCGGTGACCACTGCCGCGGTCTTTCAGGGCTGGATGCAGGAGATCCTCAGTCCCCTTCAAATCGACGCCTTCACCACCCAGAAGGAATTCGATGGATCCCATGCCTTTCCATTTGTGCGCGTGCGCATCAACCTGCTCGACTCCCTGCGGGGACCGGCCATGGTGCTTCGCCTGATCCCCCAGACGATCCTCAGCCTTGAGCAACTCAAGCTGCCGGACGTCCTGCGTGAATTGGCCGCCAGACCCAAAGGCCTGGTGCTGGTCACCGGGCCAACGGGTTCTGGGAAAAGCACAACCCTGGCGGCCATGATCGATTGGATCAACAGCCATCAAACGCGCCACATCCTCACGATTGAGGACCCCGTGGAATTTGTGCACACCAGCCGTCAGTCCTTGATCCGCCACCGGGAAGTGGGACAGCACACACTCAAATTCCACAACGCCCTGCGGGCCGCTCTGCGGGAAGACCCTGACGTGATTCTCGTGGGAGAAATCCGCGACAGGGAAACGTTGAGCACTGCGCTGGAAGCATCCCAAACCGGTCATCTGGTGTTTGGAACGCTGCACACCAACTCAGCCGTTAAGACTGTGGAGAGGGTGCTGGGGATGTACCCCCCCGACGAACAGGACAGTGTGCGACGAGCCCTGTCTGAGTCGCTGCTTGGGGTGATCGCCCAAGGACTGATTCGGACGACCGACAGCAAACGCGCCGCCTTCCACGACATCTTGATCAACACAGATGCCTGCCGGGATTACATCCAGCGAGGTGCCCTTGATGAAGTGGAGGAAATCATGGAGCGCAGTGGATTTGATGGCATGGTGACCATCAATCAATCCCTGCTGGCTCTTGTCGAAGCAGGAAAGGTTGACGGCGAGAAGGCGGTGGCGGTGAGCCTGAAGCCCAATGAATTGGCGCAGGCACTGAGAGGACGAGGCTGA